In Phragmites australis chromosome 16, lpPhrAust1.1, whole genome shotgun sequence, one DNA window encodes the following:
- the LOC133894963 gene encoding WPP domain-associated protein-like isoform X1, which translates to MVFSLAVASLGVVDLPPEGGGGLLLRRRPPLAAARARRVVSLHTHSQIGMAETSDVFPDDANGSAAVQIEPCANEDVLFLDDMDSFWDEVNATLHVSRVVTGAVIKGIVSDAEHDVARMIASKDTEIALLNQKLQQLENSSLSLPEGRDKRYDEFYSLRQQLDSISKSLLNSEWGLSGSQHNSEGSEDVSMQRGKEQSFRDGIAKENGSKASQEKVFSDPALLRHLDKDQVIAHFNKEMNEMKRQHDSVVHEMTEKIFRLKRENLNKEGANPCHLRNNKELEQMRRKIEDAISKLDALLLENKRAFVRIKSDAFPGQQDKSNVVDSDIQQLLGGETNIEEEPCSIPSKALHFASIGADHENHVIRLESDIEDASIATIIREAIEKIVVKEYVSEIKIGLHGYEMELNMKQEVCPIIQNEAIAEAMSNINSLLLKNNEEKGCAEAEFLLKQKIDKLNLVVDSFTEVVREKEEFVSQIGLEAMEIRVDSLYRELDFLRDKVGKQDSYISGKSMEFDIIVGRLERAQQHVQRNDVTLSELNDRFRTISDSLKVLEKQNQALHAVLEEKEKTLTSAVSKDNEFKECMKHIVESTRDFEKFIADQQTIVANKVQHSESRFCLLKEQCKHLAREGNLLKKKALRYKEISETRGSNLQKAELEVDLLGDEVEALTDLLAKIYIALDHYSPVLQHYTGVMETLNMIKKHISMAK; encoded by the exons ATGGTTTTCTCACTCGCCGTTGCTTCGCTCGGGGTCGTAGATCTGCCaccggagggggggggggggttgttgcTCCGCCGCCGGCCACCTCTGGCGGCTGCCAGAGCTCGCCGAG TGGTGTCACTCCACACTCATAGTCAAATAGGCATGGCAGAGACCTCGGATGTGTTTCCTGATGATGCCAATGGAAGTGCTGCAGTTCAGATTGAACCTTGTGCCAACGAGGATGTGTTGTTCCTTGATGATATGGATTCTTTTTGGGATGAAGTAAATGCTACGCTTCATGTTTCAAGAGTTGTGACTGGTGCTGTCATCAAGGGAATTGTAAGTGATGCAGAACATGATGTGGCTCGGATGATTGCTTCCAAGGATACTGAGATAGCATTGCTAAATCAAAAGCTGCAGCAACTCGAAAATAGCAGCTTAAGTTTGCCTGAAGGGCGGGATAAAAGATATGATGAGTTTTATAGTCTCCGTCAACAGCTTGATTCCATTTCAAAGTCACTCTTGAACTCTGAATGGGGGCTTTCGGGATCACAGCATAACTCGGAAGGTTCAGAAGATGTGAGTATGCAGAGGGGCAAGGAACAATCCTTCAGAGATGGTATAGCAAAGGAAAATGGTTCTAAAGCCTCACAAGAAAAGGTTTTCAGTGACCCGGCACTTCTGAGGCATTTGGATAAGGATCAAGTGATAGCCCATTTTAATAAAGAGATGAATGAGATGAAAAGGCAGCATGATTCAGTTGTGCACGAGATGACGGAAAAGATATTCAGACTAAAGCGTGAGAACCTAAATAAAGAAGGAGCTAACCCTTGCCATTTACGGAACAACAAAGAACTTGAGCAAATGAGGAGGAAAATCGAGGATGCCATCTCAAAGTTGGATGCGCTCCTCTTGGAGAATAAAAGAGCCTTCGTTCGCATCAAGTCGGATGCATTTCCTGGTCAACAAGACAAGAGCAATGTGGTAGATTCTGATATCCagcaactactaggtggtgaaaCTAATATTGAAGAAGAACCTTGCTCTATTCCAAGTAAGGCTTTGCATTTTGCATCCATAGGGGCAGATCATGAAAATCATGTTATAAGGCTTGAATCTGATATTGAAGATGCTAGCATTGCAACCATCATTAGAGAAGCGATAGAAAAGATTGTTGTAAAAGAGTATGTTAGTGAAATAAAAATAGGATTGCATGGTTATGAGATGGAGCTTAATATGAAGCAGGAAGTTTGCCCAATCATTCAGAATGAGGCTATTGCGGAAGCAATGTCAAACATTAATTCTTTGTTGCTAAAGAACAATGAGGAAAAAGGTTGTGCTGAAGCTGAGTTTCTGCTGAAGCAGAAAATTGACAAACTGAATCTAGTTGTGGATTCCTTCACTGAAGTAGTGAGGGAAAAGGAAGAATTCGTGTCACAGATTGGATTGGAGGCGATGGAGATTCGTGTTGATTCACTGTACCGTGAGCTTGATTTCCTAAGGGACAAAGTGGGAAAGCAAGATTCCTACATATCTGGAAAGAGCATGGAGTTTGATATCATTGTGGGCAGGTTGGAGCGAGCTCAGCAACATGTTCAACGCAACGATGTCACTTTGAGTGAGTTGAATGATAGATTTAGAACCATTTCAGACTCTTTAAAGGTGTTGGAGAAACAAAATCAAGCTCTACATGCTGTCCtcgaagaaaaggagaagacaCTAACTTCTGCTGTTTCCAAAGACAATGAGTTCAAAGAATGCATGAAACACATTGTTGAATCTACGAGAGATTTTGAAAAATTCATTGCAGATCAACAAACTATTGTTGCAAATAAAGTTCAGCACAGCGAATCAAG GTTTTGTTTACTAAAAGAACAATGTAAACACCTTGCGAGAGAAGGCAATCTGTTAAAAAAGAAAGCATTGCGATACAAAGAGATATCTGAGACAAGAGGCTCCAATCTTCAGAAAGCTGAACTCGAG
- the LOC133894963 gene encoding WPP domain-associated protein-like isoform X2 gives MAETSDVFPDDANGSAAVQIEPCANEDVLFLDDMDSFWDEVNATLHVSRVVTGAVIKGIVSDAEHDVARMIASKDTEIALLNQKLQQLENSSLSLPEGRDKRYDEFYSLRQQLDSISKSLLNSEWGLSGSQHNSEGSEDVSMQRGKEQSFRDGIAKENGSKASQEKVFSDPALLRHLDKDQVIAHFNKEMNEMKRQHDSVVHEMTEKIFRLKRENLNKEGANPCHLRNNKELEQMRRKIEDAISKLDALLLENKRAFVRIKSDAFPGQQDKSNVVDSDIQQLLGGETNIEEEPCSIPSKALHFASIGADHENHVIRLESDIEDASIATIIREAIEKIVVKEYVSEIKIGLHGYEMELNMKQEVCPIIQNEAIAEAMSNINSLLLKNNEEKGCAEAEFLLKQKIDKLNLVVDSFTEVVREKEEFVSQIGLEAMEIRVDSLYRELDFLRDKVGKQDSYISGKSMEFDIIVGRLERAQQHVQRNDVTLSELNDRFRTISDSLKVLEKQNQALHAVLEEKEKTLTSAVSKDNEFKECMKHIVESTRDFEKFIADQQTIVANKVQHSESRFCLLKEQCKHLAREGNLLKKKALRYKEISETRGSNLQKAELEVDLLGDEVEALTDLLAKIYIALDHYSPVLQHYTGVMETLNMIKKHISMAK, from the exons ATGGCAGAGACCTCGGATGTGTTTCCTGATGATGCCAATGGAAGTGCTGCAGTTCAGATTGAACCTTGTGCCAACGAGGATGTGTTGTTCCTTGATGATATGGATTCTTTTTGGGATGAAGTAAATGCTACGCTTCATGTTTCAAGAGTTGTGACTGGTGCTGTCATCAAGGGAATTGTAAGTGATGCAGAACATGATGTGGCTCGGATGATTGCTTCCAAGGATACTGAGATAGCATTGCTAAATCAAAAGCTGCAGCAACTCGAAAATAGCAGCTTAAGTTTGCCTGAAGGGCGGGATAAAAGATATGATGAGTTTTATAGTCTCCGTCAACAGCTTGATTCCATTTCAAAGTCACTCTTGAACTCTGAATGGGGGCTTTCGGGATCACAGCATAACTCGGAAGGTTCAGAAGATGTGAGTATGCAGAGGGGCAAGGAACAATCCTTCAGAGATGGTATAGCAAAGGAAAATGGTTCTAAAGCCTCACAAGAAAAGGTTTTCAGTGACCCGGCACTTCTGAGGCATTTGGATAAGGATCAAGTGATAGCCCATTTTAATAAAGAGATGAATGAGATGAAAAGGCAGCATGATTCAGTTGTGCACGAGATGACGGAAAAGATATTCAGACTAAAGCGTGAGAACCTAAATAAAGAAGGAGCTAACCCTTGCCATTTACGGAACAACAAAGAACTTGAGCAAATGAGGAGGAAAATCGAGGATGCCATCTCAAAGTTGGATGCGCTCCTCTTGGAGAATAAAAGAGCCTTCGTTCGCATCAAGTCGGATGCATTTCCTGGTCAACAAGACAAGAGCAATGTGGTAGATTCTGATATCCagcaactactaggtggtgaaaCTAATATTGAAGAAGAACCTTGCTCTATTCCAAGTAAGGCTTTGCATTTTGCATCCATAGGGGCAGATCATGAAAATCATGTTATAAGGCTTGAATCTGATATTGAAGATGCTAGCATTGCAACCATCATTAGAGAAGCGATAGAAAAGATTGTTGTAAAAGAGTATGTTAGTGAAATAAAAATAGGATTGCATGGTTATGAGATGGAGCTTAATATGAAGCAGGAAGTTTGCCCAATCATTCAGAATGAGGCTATTGCGGAAGCAATGTCAAACATTAATTCTTTGTTGCTAAAGAACAATGAGGAAAAAGGTTGTGCTGAAGCTGAGTTTCTGCTGAAGCAGAAAATTGACAAACTGAATCTAGTTGTGGATTCCTTCACTGAAGTAGTGAGGGAAAAGGAAGAATTCGTGTCACAGATTGGATTGGAGGCGATGGAGATTCGTGTTGATTCACTGTACCGTGAGCTTGATTTCCTAAGGGACAAAGTGGGAAAGCAAGATTCCTACATATCTGGAAAGAGCATGGAGTTTGATATCATTGTGGGCAGGTTGGAGCGAGCTCAGCAACATGTTCAACGCAACGATGTCACTTTGAGTGAGTTGAATGATAGATTTAGAACCATTTCAGACTCTTTAAAGGTGTTGGAGAAACAAAATCAAGCTCTACATGCTGTCCtcgaagaaaaggagaagacaCTAACTTCTGCTGTTTCCAAAGACAATGAGTTCAAAGAATGCATGAAACACATTGTTGAATCTACGAGAGATTTTGAAAAATTCATTGCAGATCAACAAACTATTGTTGCAAATAAAGTTCAGCACAGCGAATCAAG GTTTTGTTTACTAAAAGAACAATGTAAACACCTTGCGAGAGAAGGCAATCTGTTAAAAAAGAAAGCATTGCGATACAAAGAGATATCTGAGACAAGAGGCTCCAATCTTCAGAAAGCTGAACTCGAG